In a single window of the Zea mays cultivar B73 chromosome 5, Zm-B73-REFERENCE-NAM-5.0, whole genome shotgun sequence genome:
- the LOC100272928 gene encoding uncharacterized LOC100272928 — translation MARDDGFPVWEAALLAGVAAVFAAGLAGVYISMPRSDYSFLKLPRNLQELQVLTVHLEGYSSDYTIQVLVGYCAVYIFMQTFMIPGTIFMSLLAGALFGQLGGLALVIFAATAGASSCYFLSKLVGKPLVFSLWPDKLTFFQKQVAKRREKLLNYMLFLRVTPTLPNTFINFSSPIVGVPYHTFFFATAIGLVPAAYVTVRVFQLLMYPFHQSIAVLFLIGLVSVAPTLLGKNEKPTSASDMAANTN, via the exons ATGGCGAGGGATGACGGGTTCCCGGTGTGGGAAGCGGCGCTGCTCGCTGGCGTGGCTGCCGTCTTCGCTGCGGGGCTGGCTGGCGTCTACATCTCCATGCCTCGCTCCGACTACAGCTTCCTCAAGCTCCCCCGCAACCTCCAGGAGCTCCAAGTCCTCAC TGTCCATCTGGAGGGCTACAGCAGTGACTACACCATCCAGGTGCTGGTGGGCTACTGTGCCGTGTACATATTCATGCAGACGTTCATGATCCCAGGGACCATTTTCATGTCCCTGCTTGCCGGGGCCCTCTTTGGGCAGCTCGGTGGTCTAGCCCTGGTGATCTTTGCTGCCACTGCCGGTGCTTCTTCCTGTTATTTCCTGTCCAAGCTAGTAGGGAAACCACTGGTCTTCTCGTTGTGGCCAGACAAGCTCACGTTCTTCCAAAAGCAG GTTGCAAAAAGAAGAGAGAAGCTGCTGAATTACATGCTTTTCCTGAGAGTCACTCCAACACTGCCCAATACTTTCATCAATTTTTCTTCACCTATAGTGGGTGTGCCATACCATACTTTCTTCTTTGCGACGGCCATTGGCCTCGTCCCAGCTGCCTATGTGACTGTCAGGGTATTCCAGCTTCTAATGTACCCGTTCCATCAG TCGATAGCGGTGCTGTTCCTGATCGGGCTTGTTTCGGTGGCGCCAACGTTGCTGGGCAAGAACGAGAAGCCAACCAGCGCATCGGACATGGCAGCTAACACCAACTGA
- the LOC100272928 gene encoding uncharacterized isoform X1, whose translation MARDDGFPVWEAALLAGVAAVFAAGLAGVYISMPRSDYSFLKLPRNLQELQVLTVHLEGYSSDYTIQVLVGYCAVYIFMQTFMIPGTIFMSLLAGALFGQLGGLALVIFAATAGASSCYFLSKLVGKPLVFSLWPDKLTFFQKQVAKRREKLLNYMLFLRVTPTLPNTFINFSSPIVGVPYHTFFFATAIGLVPAAYVTVRAGIALSDLRSLNDLYDPQSIAVLFLIGLVSVAPTLLGKNEKPTSASDMAANTN comes from the exons ATGGCGAGGGATGACGGGTTCCCGGTGTGGGAAGCGGCGCTGCTCGCTGGCGTGGCTGCCGTCTTCGCTGCGGGGCTGGCTGGCGTCTACATCTCCATGCCTCGCTCCGACTACAGCTTCCTCAAGCTCCCCCGCAACCTCCAGGAGCTCCAAGTCCTCAC TGTCCATCTGGAGGGCTACAGCAGTGACTACACCATCCAGGTGCTGGTGGGCTACTGTGCCGTGTACATATTCATGCAGACGTTCATGATCCCAGGGACCATTTTCATGTCCCTGCTTGCCGGGGCCCTCTTTGGGCAGCTCGGTGGTCTAGCCCTGGTGATCTTTGCTGCCACTGCCGGTGCTTCTTCCTGTTATTTCCTGTCCAAGCTAGTAGGGAAACCACTGGTCTTCTCGTTGTGGCCAGACAAGCTCACGTTCTTCCAAAAGCAG GTTGCAAAAAGAAGAGAGAAGCTGCTGAATTACATGCTTTTCCTGAGAGTCACTCCAACACTGCCCAATACTTTCATCAATTTTTCTTCACCTATAGTGGGTGTGCCATACCATACTTTCTTCTTTGCGACGGCCATTGGCCTCGTCCCAGCTGCCTATGTGACTGTCAGG GCTGGAATTGCTTTGAGCGACCTGAGATCGTTGAATGATCTGTATGATCCGCAGTCGATAGCGGTGCTGTTCCTGATCGGGCTTGTTTCGGTGGCGCCAACGTTGCTGGGCAAGAACGAGAAGCCAACCAGCGCATCGGACATGGCAGCTAACACCAACTGA
- the LOC100272928 gene encoding uncharacterized isoform X2, with translation MKLSSVSTIEHLLLGSRVHLEGYSSDYTIQVLVGYCAVYIFMQTFMIPGTIFMSLLAGALFGQLGGLALVIFAATAGASSCYFLSKLVGKPLVFSLWPDKLTFFQKQVAKRREKLLNYMLFLRVTPTLPNTFINFSSPIVGVPYHTFFFATAIGLVPAAYVTVRAGIALSDLRSLNDLYDPQSIAVLFLIGLVSVAPTLLGKNEKPTSASDMAANTN, from the exons ATGAAGTTATCATCTGTCAGTACAATCGAGCATCTGTTACTCGGTAGTCG TGTCCATCTGGAGGGCTACAGCAGTGACTACACCATCCAGGTGCTGGTGGGCTACTGTGCCGTGTACATATTCATGCAGACGTTCATGATCCCAGGGACCATTTTCATGTCCCTGCTTGCCGGGGCCCTCTTTGGGCAGCTCGGTGGTCTAGCCCTGGTGATCTTTGCTGCCACTGCCGGTGCTTCTTCCTGTTATTTCCTGTCCAAGCTAGTAGGGAAACCACTGGTCTTCTCGTTGTGGCCAGACAAGCTCACGTTCTTCCAAAAGCAG GTTGCAAAAAGAAGAGAGAAGCTGCTGAATTACATGCTTTTCCTGAGAGTCACTCCAACACTGCCCAATACTTTCATCAATTTTTCTTCACCTATAGTGGGTGTGCCATACCATACTTTCTTCTTTGCGACGGCCATTGGCCTCGTCCCAGCTGCCTATGTGACTGTCAGG GCTGGAATTGCTTTGAGCGACCTGAGATCGTTGAATGATCTGTATGATCCGCAGTCGATAGCGGTGCTGTTCCTGATCGGGCTTGTTTCGGTGGCGCCAACGTTGCTGGGCAAGAACGAGAAGCCAACCAGCGCATCGGACATGGCAGCTAACACCAACTGA